The following are encoded together in the Acipenser ruthenus chromosome 24, fAciRut3.2 maternal haplotype, whole genome shotgun sequence genome:
- the LOC117429176 gene encoding RCC1 domain-containing protein 1-like isoform X1 has translation MSWFGFGFNGFGQIIPRARANVGVKVLFPERLESCNCDVGQTRVTRTEKDERLPGEHCCTEIRATWSRRAVVHRQTGDVCISGFVTSPSNQNACTHVPATKGCQDALIGERYLTASFTDKIECWDIGGLGSQPVWRMELTKTDTAALPLAPGGYAFPKTPFYRALAPQICARKLALGTEHAVLLSADGTVYTWGSGSHGQLGHGSVESQLEPLAVEGLRGLPMGDVAAGGWHSVCISAGGDLYVWGWNEAGQLGLPSRCLRAQAEHGSAGEAGCAVVPTRQEAAVTQEGEGSEVFISIQAFPALLDLPEESEMKKMSCGTRHTAAVTCAGDLYTWGWGDYGQLGHGTPRSSDQPLHVEYFTKEGLCVLDVVCGSWNTFVLASERAVSFE, from the exons ATGTCGTGGTTCGGTTTTGGATTCAACGGGTTTGGGCAAATAATACCCCGAGCCAGAGCCAATGTTGGAGTAAAGGTGCTGTTTCCGGAAAGACTCGAGAGTTGCAACTGTGATGTCGGGCAGACTCGGGTCACTCGGACCGAGAAAGATGAACGATTACCTGGGGAACACTGCTGCACTGAGATCCGGGCGACATGGAGCAGACGAGCAGTCGTGCACCGGCAGACAG GTGATGTCTGCATCTCTGGGTTTGTGACTAGTCCGTCCAATCAGAATGCCTGCACCCACGTTCCAGCCACCAAGGGCTGCCAGGATGCTCTGATTGGAGAGCGGTACCTGACTGCGTCCTTCACTGACAAAATAGAATGCTGGGATATTGGAGGACTAGGCAGTCAGCCTGTCTGGAGGATGGAGCTAACCAAAACTGATACAGCAG CACTGCCCCTGGCTCCCGGGGGATATGCCTTTCCGAAGACACCCTTCTATCGGGCCCTCGCTCCACAGATCTGCGCCCGGAAGCTGGCCCTGGGTACGGAGCACGCTGTCCTGCTGAGTGCCGATGGGACAGTGTACACCTGGGGCTCGGGGAG CCATGGTCAGCTGGGTCACGGCAGTGTGGAGAGCCAGCTAGAGCCCCTGGCAGTGGAGGGGCTCAGAGGGCTGCCCATGGGGGATGTGGCAGCTGGGGGCTGGCATTCCGTCTGCATCAGCG CAGGGGGAGACCTGTATGTGTGGGGCTGGAATGAGGCTGGTCAGCTGGGGCTGCCCTCACGGTGCCTGAGAGCACAGGCGGAGCACGGCAGCGCTGGAGAAG CAGGATGCGCCGTGGTACCTACAAGACAGGAAGCAGCTGTGACACAGGAAGGGGAGGGCTCAGAGGTGTTCATTTCAATCCAGGCTTTTCCTGCCCTGCTGGACTTGCCCGAGGAGTCAGAGATGAAGAAGATGAGCTGTGGGACACGGCATACCGCAGCCGTCACGT GTGCTGGGGATCTTTACACGTGGGGCTGGG GTGATTATGGGCAGTTGGGACACGGCACCCCCCGGAGCTCAGACCAGCCACTGCATGTGGAGTATTTTACAAAAGAAGGTCTCTGTGTTCTTGATGTGGTGTGTGGTTCCTGGAACACTTTTGTATTGGCCTCAGAGCGAGCCGTCTCATTTGAATAA
- the LOC117429176 gene encoding RCC1 domain-containing protein 1-like isoform X3 has translation MSWFGFGFNGFGQIIPRARANVGVKVLFPERLESCNCDVGQTRVTRTEKDERLPGEHCCTEIRATWSRRAVVHRQTGDVCISGFVTSPSNQNACTHVPATKGCQDALIGERYLTASFTDKIECWDIGGLGSQPVWRMELTKTDTAALPLAPGGYAFPKTPFYRALAPQICARKLALGTEHAVLLSADGTVYTWGSGSHGQLGHGSVESQLEPLAVEGLRGLPMGDVAAGGWHSVCISAGGDLYVWGWNEAGQLGLPSRCLRAQAEHGSAGEAGCAVVPTRQEAAVTQEGEGSEVFISIQAFPALLDLPEESEMKKMSCGTRHTAAVTCDYGQLGHGTPRSSDQPLHVEYFTKEGLCVLDVVCGSWNTFVLASERAVSFE, from the exons ATGTCGTGGTTCGGTTTTGGATTCAACGGGTTTGGGCAAATAATACCCCGAGCCAGAGCCAATGTTGGAGTAAAGGTGCTGTTTCCGGAAAGACTCGAGAGTTGCAACTGTGATGTCGGGCAGACTCGGGTCACTCGGACCGAGAAAGATGAACGATTACCTGGGGAACACTGCTGCACTGAGATCCGGGCGACATGGAGCAGACGAGCAGTCGTGCACCGGCAGACAG GTGATGTCTGCATCTCTGGGTTTGTGACTAGTCCGTCCAATCAGAATGCCTGCACCCACGTTCCAGCCACCAAGGGCTGCCAGGATGCTCTGATTGGAGAGCGGTACCTGACTGCGTCCTTCACTGACAAAATAGAATGCTGGGATATTGGAGGACTAGGCAGTCAGCCTGTCTGGAGGATGGAGCTAACCAAAACTGATACAGCAG CACTGCCCCTGGCTCCCGGGGGATATGCCTTTCCGAAGACACCCTTCTATCGGGCCCTCGCTCCACAGATCTGCGCCCGGAAGCTGGCCCTGGGTACGGAGCACGCTGTCCTGCTGAGTGCCGATGGGACAGTGTACACCTGGGGCTCGGGGAG CCATGGTCAGCTGGGTCACGGCAGTGTGGAGAGCCAGCTAGAGCCCCTGGCAGTGGAGGGGCTCAGAGGGCTGCCCATGGGGGATGTGGCAGCTGGGGGCTGGCATTCCGTCTGCATCAGCG CAGGGGGAGACCTGTATGTGTGGGGCTGGAATGAGGCTGGTCAGCTGGGGCTGCCCTCACGGTGCCTGAGAGCACAGGCGGAGCACGGCAGCGCTGGAGAAG CAGGATGCGCCGTGGTACCTACAAGACAGGAAGCAGCTGTGACACAGGAAGGGGAGGGCTCAGAGGTGTTCATTTCAATCCAGGCTTTTCCTGCCCTGCTGGACTTGCCCGAGGAGTCAGAGATGAAGAAGATGAGCTGTGGGACACGGCATACCGCAGCCGTCACGT GTGATTATGGGCAGTTGGGACACGGCACCCCCCGGAGCTCAGACCAGCCACTGCATGTGGAGTATTTTACAAAAGAAGGTCTCTGTGTTCTTGATGTGGTGTGTGGTTCCTGGAACACTTTTGTATTGGCCTCAGAGCGAGCCGTCTCATTTGAATAA
- the LOC117429176 gene encoding RCC1 domain-containing protein 1-like isoform X2: MSWFGFGFNGFGQIIPRARANVGVKVLFPERLESCNCDVGQTRVTRTEKDERLPGEHCCTEIRATWSRRAVVHRQTGDVCISGFVTSPSNQNACTHVPATKGCQDALIGERYLTASFTDKIECWDIGGLGSQPVWRMELTKTDTAALPLAPGGYAFPKTPFYRALAPQICARKLALGTEHAVLLSADGTVYTWGSGSHGQLGHGSVESQLEPLAVEGLRGLPMGDVAAGGWHSVCISAGGDLYVWGWNEAGQLGLPSRCLRAQAEHGSAGEGCAVVPTRQEAAVTQEGEGSEVFISIQAFPALLDLPEESEMKKMSCGTRHTAAVTCAGDLYTWGWGDYGQLGHGTPRSSDQPLHVEYFTKEGLCVLDVVCGSWNTFVLASERAVSFE, from the exons ATGTCGTGGTTCGGTTTTGGATTCAACGGGTTTGGGCAAATAATACCCCGAGCCAGAGCCAATGTTGGAGTAAAGGTGCTGTTTCCGGAAAGACTCGAGAGTTGCAACTGTGATGTCGGGCAGACTCGGGTCACTCGGACCGAGAAAGATGAACGATTACCTGGGGAACACTGCTGCACTGAGATCCGGGCGACATGGAGCAGACGAGCAGTCGTGCACCGGCAGACAG GTGATGTCTGCATCTCTGGGTTTGTGACTAGTCCGTCCAATCAGAATGCCTGCACCCACGTTCCAGCCACCAAGGGCTGCCAGGATGCTCTGATTGGAGAGCGGTACCTGACTGCGTCCTTCACTGACAAAATAGAATGCTGGGATATTGGAGGACTAGGCAGTCAGCCTGTCTGGAGGATGGAGCTAACCAAAACTGATACAGCAG CACTGCCCCTGGCTCCCGGGGGATATGCCTTTCCGAAGACACCCTTCTATCGGGCCCTCGCTCCACAGATCTGCGCCCGGAAGCTGGCCCTGGGTACGGAGCACGCTGTCCTGCTGAGTGCCGATGGGACAGTGTACACCTGGGGCTCGGGGAG CCATGGTCAGCTGGGTCACGGCAGTGTGGAGAGCCAGCTAGAGCCCCTGGCAGTGGAGGGGCTCAGAGGGCTGCCCATGGGGGATGTGGCAGCTGGGGGCTGGCATTCCGTCTGCATCAGCG CAGGGGGAGACCTGTATGTGTGGGGCTGGAATGAGGCTGGTCAGCTGGGGCTGCCCTCACGGTGCCTGAGAGCACAGGCGGAGCACGGCAGCGCTGGAGAAG GATGCGCCGTGGTACCTACAAGACAGGAAGCAGCTGTGACACAGGAAGGGGAGGGCTCAGAGGTGTTCATTTCAATCCAGGCTTTTCCTGCCCTGCTGGACTTGCCCGAGGAGTCAGAGATGAAGAAGATGAGCTGTGGGACACGGCATACCGCAGCCGTCACGT GTGCTGGGGATCTTTACACGTGGGGCTGGG GTGATTATGGGCAGTTGGGACACGGCACCCCCCGGAGCTCAGACCAGCCACTGCATGTGGAGTATTTTACAAAAGAAGGTCTCTGTGTTCTTGATGTGGTGTGTGGTTCCTGGAACACTTTTGTATTGGCCTCAGAGCGAGCCGTCTCATTTGAATAA